One genomic segment of Centroberyx gerrardi isolate f3 chromosome 4, fCenGer3.hap1.cur.20231027, whole genome shotgun sequence includes these proteins:
- the chmp1a gene encoding charged multivesicular body protein 1a encodes MDETLFQLKFTAKQLEKLAKKAEKDSEKEQAKVKKALQQKNVECARVYAENAIRKKNEGLNWLRMASRVDAVASKVQTAVTMKGVTKSMTQVTKALDKALGSMDLQKVSAVMDKFETQVQNLDVHTSVMEDSMSSAMTLTTPQEQVDDLIHQIAEQSGLEVMDQLDQLPAGATSLGGESSRSQEKEDQLSRRLAALRN; translated from the exons ATGGATG aAACACTCTTCCAGCTAAAG TTTACAGCTAAGCAGCTTGAGAAACTGGCCAAAAAGGCAGAGAAGGACTCGGAGAAGGAGCAGGCCAAGGTCAAGAAG GCTCTGCAGCAGAAGAATGTGGAATGTGCCAGAGTTTACGCAGAGAACGCCATCCGAAAGAAAAACGAGGGTCTGAATTGGCTGCGCATGGCGTCTCGTGTCGACGCGGTGGCCTCTAAAGTCCAGACCGCTGTCACCATGAAGGGG gTGACCAAGAGCATGACCCAGGTGACCAAGGCCCTGGACAAGGCTCTGGGCTCCATGGACCTCCAGAAGGTCTCCGCCGTCATGGATAAGTTTGAAACTCAGGTCCAGAACCTCGACGTCCACACCTCG GTGATGGAGGATTCGATGAGCTCAGCCATGACGCTGACCACGCCTCAGGAGCAGGTGGATGACTTGATCCACCAAATAGCAGAGCAGAGCGGCCTGGAGGTGATGGACCAGCTCGACCAGTTGCCTGCAGGGGCCACCTCACTGGGCGGGGAGAGCTCGCGTTCCCAGGAGAAGGAGGACCAGCTGTCCCGACG GTTGGCTGCTTTGCGGAACTGA